The Gordonia sp. KTR9 genome contains a region encoding:
- a CDS encoding DUF475 domain-containing protein — MIARIFAPSLVVTLVALVVAYLYLGWTGLALCAILGVLEVSLSFDNAVINATILERMSAFWQRMFLTVGVLIAVFGMRLLFPLVIVWITGNLNPVEALELAMNPPPEGQTHFADGQPSYETILTEAHPQIAAFGGMFLLLLFLNFVLTERSLTWLTWLERPLATLGKLDQLAVVLAALALVVTAEFLAPDESRATVLIAGLLGMVTYITVDGLSSLFMEPDTGRDGPHPVTVATGKAGFFLFLYLELLDASFSFDGVIGAFAITSDPIIIALGLGFIGAMFVRSITIYLVRKGTLGEYRYLEHGAHWAIGALAAILLISIEVEINEVITGLVGVAFIGASLASSIRANRREARAASPDRVAV; from the coding sequence ATGATCGCGCGCATCTTCGCACCGTCCCTGGTCGTCACCCTGGTGGCGCTGGTCGTCGCCTACCTCTACCTCGGCTGGACCGGACTCGCGCTCTGCGCCATCCTCGGCGTCCTCGAGGTGTCGCTGTCGTTCGACAACGCGGTCATCAACGCGACCATCCTGGAGCGGATGAGCGCGTTCTGGCAGCGCATGTTCCTCACCGTCGGCGTCCTCATCGCGGTCTTCGGGATGCGCCTGCTGTTCCCGCTCGTGATCGTCTGGATCACCGGGAACCTCAATCCCGTCGAGGCGCTCGAGCTGGCCATGAACCCGCCGCCCGAGGGCCAGACCCACTTCGCCGACGGACAGCCCAGTTACGAGACCATCCTCACCGAGGCGCACCCGCAGATCGCGGCGTTCGGCGGGATGTTCCTCCTTCTGCTGTTCCTCAACTTCGTACTGACCGAGCGGTCGCTGACGTGGCTCACGTGGCTCGAGCGGCCACTGGCCACCCTCGGCAAGCTGGACCAACTCGCCGTCGTGCTCGCCGCATTGGCACTGGTGGTCACCGCCGAGTTCCTGGCGCCCGACGAGAGCCGCGCGACGGTCCTGATCGCCGGCCTCCTCGGCATGGTCACCTACATCACCGTCGACGGATTGAGTTCGCTGTTCATGGAGCCCGATACGGGACGGGACGGTCCGCACCCGGTCACCGTCGCCACCGGCAAGGCCGGGTTCTTCCTCTTCCTCTACCTGGAGCTGCTGGACGCCTCGTTCTCCTTCGACGGGGTGATCGGCGCGTTCGCCATCACCTCGGACCCGATCATCATCGCGCTCGGGCTCGGTTTCATCGGCGCGATGTTTGTCCGGTCCATCACGATCTACCTCGTTCGCAAGGGCACGCTGGGGGAGTACCGCTACCTCGAGCACGGCGCGCACTGGGCGATCGGCGCGCTGGCCGCGATCTTGCTGATCAGCATCGAGGTCGAGATCAACGAGGTGATCACCGGGCTCGTCGGCGTGGCGTTCATCGGCGCCTCCCTCGCGAGCAGCATCCGCGCGAACAGGCGCGAGGCGCGGGCGGCGAGCCCCGATCGTGTCGCCGTCTGA
- a CDS encoding DUF3263 domain-containing protein, with the protein MDSKQQQMIQFETNWYSLGGGSSRQIGEQFGLTDRDFFSEVDRLVDTDPPSALTDSELRRMREVIRRRLWMAR; encoded by the coding sequence ATGGACAGCAAGCAGCAGCAGATGATCCAGTTCGAGACGAATTGGTACTCCTTGGGAGGGGGCTCCTCCCGACAGATCGGCGAGCAGTTCGGTCTCACGGATCGGGACTTCTTCTCGGAGGTCGACCGCCTGGTCGACACCGACCCGCCGTCGGCGTTGACGGACTCGGAGCTGCGTCGTATGCGTGAGGTCATCCGCCGGCGGCTGTGGATGGCCCGCTGA
- a CDS encoding VOC family protein, with amino-acid sequence MTNLPAGPHALVDLASDDLPSAAETYERLLGREVGAGADGRRAVGVGNVVLSLRPRAGGSDTHDVYFTVDDVPATRRLLGRRGHPLADSALGALGDTSAVGIAERPDRGADPGGDLTGLDHLVFTCDNRDVAVALFAGTFDLDFRLDQPIGQDARQLFFRRGDLIVEVVAAPRPAADPVPSSPVSLWGVAWRSVDVDATHARLTAAGLDLSEIRVGRKKGTRIFTVRHRELTSRTVVIGPDS; translated from the coding sequence GTGACGAACCTCCCCGCCGGCCCGCACGCCCTCGTCGACCTCGCAAGCGACGATCTGCCGTCGGCCGCCGAGACCTATGAGCGGCTGCTCGGACGCGAGGTCGGTGCCGGCGCCGACGGCCGTCGAGCCGTGGGCGTCGGCAACGTCGTGCTCTCGCTGCGGCCACGCGCCGGCGGATCCGACACCCACGACGTCTACTTCACCGTCGACGACGTCCCGGCGACCCGGCGGCTGCTCGGCCGACGCGGTCATCCGCTCGCCGATTCGGCCCTCGGCGCACTCGGTGACACCTCCGCGGTCGGGATAGCCGAGCGTCCCGACCGCGGGGCCGACCCGGGCGGCGACCTCACCGGTCTCGACCACCTGGTCTTCACCTGCGACAACCGGGATGTCGCCGTCGCCCTGTTCGCCGGCACCTTCGATCTCGATTTCCGGCTCGACCAGCCGATCGGGCAGGACGCCCGCCAGTTGTTCTTCCGGCGGGGCGACCTGATCGTCGAGGTCGTGGCGGCGCCTCGCCCGGCGGCCGACCCGGTGCCCTCGTCGCCGGTCTCGCTCTGGGGCGTCGCATGGCGGTCGGTCGACGTCGACGCCACCCACGCGCGCCTGACGGCGGCCGGCCTCGACCTCAGCGAGATCCGGGTCGGACGTAAGAAGGGCACGCGGATCTTCACGGTCCGCCACCGCGAACTCACCTCGCGAACCGTGGTCATCGGTCCCGACTCCTGA
- a CDS encoding oxygenase MpaB family protein, whose product MTAVHEERTVTEPVTSDVVTGEPLLNHRDDEIELIPPDSLTAKLTGMYTFLPINGAAFVMQVMHPVIGDVVDKYSVFRTDPVGRAIRSADSVLRWTYGGQEALEEGKRLRKLHQPLQMRNSEGKHISALNPEAYAWVIATALPTIKTAAPLVLGRHFTLDERKELLRDNRRIAKIVQVPMKDYPETLEEFDEYFDDFIENKLVRHPVALELIGQMRAAPVIPKSVPRPLRPAAKKAAATASVPFQNFNYLTTVGVMDPRVREILGLTWTDAEQRHLERIHRNLRFAYRTLPERLTYFPLAYHARRHHDAIQAMKVREKASAAYQHHPKEAGAQQG is encoded by the coding sequence ATGACCGCGGTACACGAAGAACGGACAGTGACCGAACCCGTAACCAGTGACGTCGTGACGGGTGAGCCTCTGCTCAACCATCGCGACGACGAGATCGAGCTGATCCCGCCGGACTCGCTGACCGCCAAGCTCACGGGTATGTACACGTTCCTCCCGATCAACGGGGCGGCGTTCGTGATGCAGGTGATGCACCCGGTCATCGGCGACGTCGTCGACAAGTACTCGGTCTTCCGCACCGACCCCGTCGGCCGTGCGATCCGATCCGCCGATTCGGTGCTGCGCTGGACCTACGGCGGGCAGGAAGCGCTGGAGGAGGGCAAGCGACTCCGGAAGTTGCACCAACCGCTGCAGATGCGCAATTCCGAGGGCAAGCACATCAGTGCGCTCAACCCGGAGGCCTATGCCTGGGTGATCGCCACCGCGCTGCCGACCATCAAGACCGCCGCGCCGCTGGTGCTGGGCCGTCACTTCACCCTCGACGAGCGCAAGGAACTCCTGCGCGACAACCGGCGGATCGCGAAGATCGTCCAGGTGCCGATGAAGGACTACCCCGAGACCTTGGAAGAGTTCGACGAGTACTTCGACGACTTCATCGAGAACAAGCTGGTCCGGCACCCGGTCGCGCTGGAACTGATCGGTCAGATGCGTGCGGCGCCGGTCATCCCGAAGTCGGTGCCCAGGCCGTTGCGTCCCGCTGCCAAGAAGGCGGCCGCCACCGCATCGGTGCCGTTCCAGAACTTCAACTACCTGACCACCGTCGGTGTCATGGATCCGCGCGTGCGCGAGATCCTCGGCCTCACCTGGACCGATGCCGAGCAGCGACACCTCGAGCGAATCCATCGCAATCTCCGGTTCGCCTACCGCACACTTCCCGAACGCCTGACCTACTTTCCGCTGGCGTACCACGCACGACGCCACCACGACGCGATCCAGGCCATGAAGGTCCGCGAGAAGGCGAGCGCCGCCTACCAGCACCATCCGAAAGAGGCCGGGGCACAGCAGGGCTGA
- a CDS encoding NAD(P)/FAD-dependent oxidoreductase, producing MTRIRRAEHATKERVEVDCLVVGGGIVGLAVARSFALQGREVVVLEAGDSVGAQTTSRSSEVIHAGIYYPEGSLKARLCVEGRERLTRFCDEHDVSWARPGKLIVATDDTQRDRLDGILRRGLANGVADLRRVGVDELRDREPEVHGVAALLSPSTGIVDVDGVVRALRRDLEALGGAIALRSTVIGGRVDPGGVTVQTRDGEVAAARTLVNCAGIGAWQVARSLMGFDGPIPPRFLAKGNYFGLSGVRAPFRHLVYPVPADGGLGVHFTMDLAGATRFGPDVEWLTVPAERAVAEAELDYAVDEARTDAFECAIRSYWPGLPTGALVPAYAGIRPKVAGPGSAPGDFEIRGPETHGIAGLVNLFGIESPGITSSLAIADHVVGLVTPPTT from the coding sequence GTGACCCGCATTCGCCGGGCCGAGCACGCGACGAAGGAGCGTGTCGAGGTCGACTGTCTCGTCGTCGGCGGTGGGATCGTCGGTCTAGCCGTGGCACGATCGTTCGCCCTGCAAGGGCGCGAGGTCGTCGTCTTGGAGGCTGGGGATTCCGTTGGCGCGCAAACGACGTCGCGCAGTTCGGAGGTCATCCACGCCGGCATCTACTATCCCGAGGGCAGCCTGAAGGCGAGGTTGTGCGTCGAGGGCCGGGAACGGTTGACGCGCTTCTGCGATGAGCACGACGTGTCGTGGGCGCGGCCGGGCAAGCTGATCGTCGCCACCGACGACACCCAGCGCGATCGACTGGACGGGATACTCCGGCGCGGACTGGCCAACGGCGTCGCCGACCTCCGGCGGGTCGGCGTCGACGAACTGCGCGACCGCGAACCAGAGGTCCACGGCGTGGCGGCGCTGTTGTCTCCGTCGACCGGGATCGTCGACGTCGACGGTGTGGTTCGTGCGCTGCGGCGGGACCTCGAGGCACTCGGCGGAGCGATCGCGTTGCGCAGCACCGTGATCGGCGGTCGGGTCGATCCGGGCGGTGTCACCGTGCAGACGCGCGACGGTGAGGTGGCCGCGGCCCGGACACTGGTCAACTGCGCCGGTATCGGTGCATGGCAGGTGGCTCGGAGCCTGATGGGATTCGACGGCCCGATCCCGCCGCGCTTTCTCGCCAAGGGCAACTACTTCGGACTGTCCGGCGTACGAGCGCCGTTCCGGCACCTCGTGTATCCGGTACCCGCCGACGGCGGGTTGGGCGTGCACTTCACGATGGACCTCGCCGGCGCCACGCGATTCGGCCCCGACGTCGAATGGTTGACCGTGCCCGCCGAACGGGCGGTTGCCGAGGCCGAACTCGATTACGCGGTCGACGAAGCCCGCACCGACGCGTTCGAATGCGCCATACGCAGTTATTGGCCGGGACTACCCACGGGCGCACTGGTTCCTGCCTATGCGGGGATCCGGCCGAAGGTCGCGGGACCCGGCAGTGCTCCCGGCGACTTCGAGATCCGCGGCCCTGAAACACACGGGATCGCCGGGCTGGTCAACCTGTTCGGTATCGAGTCACCGGGCATCACGTCGTCACTGGCGATCGCCGACCACGTGGTCGGTCTGGTCACGCCCCCGACGACGTGA
- a CDS encoding glucose-1-phosphate adenylyltransferase family protein: MRYSEVLAIVQAGGRGSRMEVLTDRRAKPALPFAGNYQLIDFPLSNLHHSHIDDVWLCVQYEAETITQIVAGGRPWDLDRTSGGLRVVTPEQTDAAETEDGFATGNADLLYRIRGRIAAHAPAEVIVMSADHVYDFDFRDAIETHRRHGAECTVVTTTCPLDEAAQHATVKTRRDGTVREFRYKPERATTRTIATEIFVYDPAALIEGLEYLERRTTEGSPKDDTGLGDFGEHLLPWFVDRGKTVAHAMPGYWIDAGRPETYLQAHRDLISGSIDVFRSDRPILTNQPQRPAARIEAGAVVEDSLVSGGAHVLGTVRRSVLGPGVVVEKGAVVADSVVFADAVVGAGASVAWSVLDERVRVGPNAVIGGHPRTRPVPTDKITLVGMDTQILRGARVALGDRVEPGRRIR; this comes from the coding sequence ATGCGTTATTCGGAGGTTCTCGCGATCGTGCAGGCCGGTGGACGTGGTTCGCGGATGGAGGTGCTGACCGACCGGCGCGCGAAACCCGCGTTGCCGTTCGCGGGCAACTATCAGCTGATCGACTTTCCGCTGTCCAATCTGCATCACAGTCACATCGACGATGTGTGGCTGTGCGTGCAGTACGAGGCCGAGACCATCACGCAGATCGTGGCGGGCGGACGTCCCTGGGACCTGGACCGCACGAGCGGCGGGCTACGCGTCGTGACACCGGAACAGACCGACGCCGCGGAGACCGAAGACGGATTCGCCACCGGTAACGCCGACCTGCTGTACCGCATCCGCGGTCGCATCGCCGCCCACGCTCCGGCCGAGGTCATCGTCATGAGCGCCGACCACGTCTACGACTTCGACTTCCGCGATGCCATCGAGACCCATCGCCGGCACGGGGCCGAGTGCACCGTCGTCACCACCACCTGCCCGCTCGACGAGGCCGCCCAGCACGCCACCGTCAAGACCCGCCGCGACGGGACGGTCCGCGAGTTCCGCTACAAGCCCGAGCGCGCCACCACCCGCACGATCGCGACCGAGATCTTCGTCTACGACCCGGCCGCTCTCATCGAAGGACTGGAGTATCTCGAGAGGCGGACGACGGAGGGTTCGCCGAAGGACGACACCGGACTGGGCGACTTCGGCGAGCATCTGTTGCCCTGGTTCGTCGACCGCGGCAAGACGGTCGCCCATGCGATGCCGGGCTACTGGATCGATGCCGGTCGTCCGGAGACCTACCTCCAGGCACATCGCGACCTCATCTCGGGGTCGATCGACGTCTTTCGCAGCGACCGGCCGATCCTCACCAATCAACCGCAACGGCCGGCCGCGCGTATCGAGGCCGGGGCGGTCGTCGAGGACAGTCTGGTCAGCGGCGGCGCCCACGTGCTGGGAACTGTCCGGCGCAGTGTCCTCGGACCGGGGGTGGTCGTGGAGAAGGGCGCGGTGGTGGCCGATTCGGTGGTCTTCGCCGACGCCGTCGTCGGCGCCGGCGCCTCGGTCGCATGGTCGGTGCTCGACGAACGGGTTCGCGTCGGCCCGAATGCGGTGATCGGCGGGCACCCCCGGACGCGCCCGGTACCCACGGACAAGATCACGCTCGTCGGAATGGACACCCAGATCCTGCGTGGCGCCCGCGTCGCGTTGGGCGACCGCGTCGAGCCCGGCCGCCGCATCCGGTGA
- a CDS encoding phospho-sugar mutase — MTTIETARHWRDHDPDPSTRATLTELIDAAEAGDDAAAEELASRFGGPLTFGTAGLRGEVGAGESRMNVAVVTRATAGLARYLLDTVGPDARVVVGCDARHGSAEFFDVATDVLAAQGFTVFALPPRLPTPVTAHATRSLGCDAGVMITASHNPPADNGYKVYLGGRATDDAGRGVQIISPADADIADRIAQAPPADEVPRDPAAVIHLDDEVVRTYIERTAGLRTDPDLSPVRVVLTPLHGVGGSVARDVLRAAGIGDMHVVSAQSDPDPDFPTVPFPNPEEPGALDLALALASDVDADVVIALDPDADRCSVATPGPDGHWRQLTGDEIGGLLGEQAARDSTRPGDTLASSIVSSRMLGRIAADHGLRFAATLTGFKWIARTPGLRFGYEEAIGYCTDPDTVRDKDGIGAMVRVISLVEELARDGRTLTDELDRLARRHGLHATAPMTIRVEDTALIGKMMGRLRSTSIDHLAGSPVVEKLDLAHGSADLPPTDGILLRTAADDRVVVRPSGTEPKLKCYLEVVLDCPDGVVPRAEAAHRLDALGADIAAVLEV; from the coding sequence GTGACGACGATCGAGACCGCACGACACTGGCGAGACCACGATCCCGATCCGTCGACCCGAGCCACGCTCACCGAACTGATCGACGCAGCCGAGGCCGGCGACGACGCTGCCGCCGAGGAACTCGCGTCACGCTTCGGCGGGCCGCTGACCTTCGGGACCGCGGGCCTGCGCGGTGAGGTCGGGGCGGGCGAGTCGCGGATGAACGTCGCCGTCGTCACTCGGGCGACTGCCGGGCTCGCCCGGTATCTGCTCGACACGGTCGGTCCCGACGCGCGCGTCGTGGTCGGGTGCGACGCCCGGCACGGATCCGCCGAGTTCTTCGACGTGGCGACCGATGTGCTTGCCGCGCAGGGGTTCACCGTCTTCGCGCTGCCGCCTCGGCTGCCGACCCCGGTGACCGCCCACGCGACGCGATCGCTGGGCTGCGACGCCGGGGTGATGATCACCGCCTCGCACAACCCGCCGGCCGACAACGGCTACAAGGTCTACCTGGGTGGCCGCGCCACCGACGATGCGGGCCGGGGAGTCCAGATCATCTCGCCCGCCGACGCCGACATCGCGGACCGGATCGCGCAGGCGCCGCCCGCCGACGAGGTGCCGCGTGATCCCGCGGCGGTGATCCACCTCGACGACGAGGTCGTCCGCACCTACATCGAGCGCACCGCAGGGTTACGGACCGACCCCGATCTGTCACCGGTGCGCGTCGTCTTGACCCCGCTGCACGGGGTCGGCGGCTCGGTTGCCCGAGATGTGTTGCGGGCCGCGGGAATCGGCGACATGCATGTCGTGTCGGCGCAGTCGGATCCCGACCCGGACTTCCCGACGGTGCCGTTTCCCAACCCGGAGGAACCCGGCGCACTCGATCTCGCGCTGGCTCTCGCCAGCGACGTCGACGCCGACGTCGTGATCGCCTTGGACCCCGACGCCGACCGATGCTCGGTCGCCACACCCGGTCCCGACGGGCACTGGCGGCAGCTGACGGGTGACGAGATCGGCGGGTTGCTGGGGGAGCAGGCGGCGCGTGACTCGACCCGGCCCGGCGACACCCTGGCGAGTTCGATCGTGTCGAGCCGGATGCTGGGCCGTATCGCCGCGGATCACGGACTGCGGTTCGCGGCGACGCTCACCGGGTTCAAGTGGATCGCCCGCACGCCCGGCCTGCGCTTCGGCTACGAGGAGGCGATCGGGTACTGCACCGACCCCGACACGGTCCGCGACAAGGACGGCATCGGTGCGATGGTCCGGGTGATCTCGCTGGTCGAGGAACTGGCCCGCGATGGCCGTACGCTCACCGACGAACTCGATCGCCTGGCGCGCCGCCACGGCCTGCACGCCACCGCACCGATGACGATCCGCGTCGAGGACACCGCCCTCATCGGCAAGATGATGGGGCGCCTTCGGTCCACGTCCATCGATCACCTCGCCGGGTCGCCGGTGGTGGAGAAACTGGACCTCGCACACGGATCGGCCGACCTGCCGCCGACGGACGGCATCTTGCTGCGGACCGCAGCCGACGACCGCGTCGTCGTCCGTCCCTCGGGCACCGAACCCAAGCTGAAGTGCTACCTGGAGGTCGTGCTCGACTGCCCGGACGGCGTCGTACCCCGTGCGGAGGCCGCCCATCGTCTCGACGCACTCGGCGCCGACATCGCCGCAGTACTCGAGGTCTGA
- a CDS encoding helix-turn-helix transcriptional regulator — protein sequence MPRTDSDQRLRDLTLLRQVRDRIDREYAQPLDVEALARGANMSAGHLSRKFRQTYGESPYSYLMTRRIERAMTLLRRGDLSVTEVCFEVGCSSLGTFSTRFTELVGVPPTVYREQSADATDGIPACLAKNITRPIRNREAQRG from the coding sequence GTGCCGCGAACCGATTCCGATCAGCGCCTGCGCGATCTGACCCTGCTGCGTCAGGTCCGCGACCGCATCGATCGCGAGTACGCGCAACCGCTCGACGTCGAGGCGCTCGCGCGCGGGGCGAACATGTCGGCGGGTCACCTGAGTCGGAAGTTCCGTCAGACCTACGGTGAATCGCCTTACTCGTACTTGATGACTCGTCGTATCGAACGCGCCATGACCCTGCTCCGGCGCGGGGACCTGAGCGTCACCGAGGTCTGTTTCGAGGTCGGCTGTTCCTCGCTGGGCACCTTCAGCACCCGGTTCACCGAACTCGTCGGGGTCCCGCCGACTGTGTACCGCGAACAGTCGGCCGATGCGACGGACGGGATACCGGCGTGCCTGGCGAAGAACATCACCAGACCGATCAGGAATCGAGAAGCACAGCGTGGATGA
- a CDS encoding VOC family protein, producing the protein MNITIQYTFLPHTDGEAALSFYRDLLGFELRKDVGYDGMRWLTVGPPGQPGTSIVLHPPAADPGITDDERQTILELIAKGSYGALTLATDDLDGLFEKLQGSGVDIVQEPMDQPYGVRDAAVRDPAGNLIRIDQAG; encoded by the coding sequence ATGAACATCACGATCCAGTACACCTTCCTTCCACACACCGACGGCGAGGCGGCCCTCTCCTTTTACCGCGACCTCCTCGGTTTCGAACTCCGCAAGGACGTCGGATACGACGGCATGCGGTGGCTGACCGTCGGCCCGCCCGGACAGCCGGGTACGTCGATCGTCCTGCATCCGCCGGCCGCCGACCCCGGCATCACCGACGACGAGCGTCAGACGATCCTCGAACTGATCGCCAAGGGGAGCTACGGTGCCCTGACGCTGGCGACCGACGACCTCGACGGCCTGTTCGAGAAGCTGCAGGGCAGTGGCGTCGACATCGTGCAGGAACCCATGGATCAGCCGTACGGCGTGCGCGACGCCGCCGTCCGTGACCCGGCGGGCAACCTCATCCGTATCGACCAGGCCGGCTGA
- a CDS encoding ATP-binding cassette domain-containing protein has translation MSPATRTARPARSASRSAEQDGAAPSADVHPADTHDLIRVHGARENNLKDVSVDLPKRRLTVFTGVSGSGKSSLVFSTIAAESQRLINETYSAFVQGFMPSMARPDVDILEGLTTAIIVDQERMGANVRSTVGTATDANAMLRILFSRLGTPHIGSPQAFSFNVASISGAGAVTIEKGGQQVKERRSFSITGGMCPRCEGRGDVSDFDLTALYDSSKSLNEGALTIPGYTMDGWYGRIYRGCGFFDPDKPIAKYTKKQLNDLLYKEPTKIKVEGINITFEGLIPKIQKSMLSKDREAMQPHIRAFVDRAITFAKCPDCEGTRLTAETRSSKIKGISIADACAMQISDLAQWVADLDDPSVAPLIAALRDHLDAFVDIGLGYLSLERPAGTLSGGEAQRTKLIRHLGSSLTDVTYVFDEPSIGLHPHDITRMNDLLRALRDKGNTVLVVEHKPEVIAIADRVVDIGPGAGTDGGEIVFEGTVEELRAADTLTGRHLEDRAAVKDEVRTPSGHLEVRGADANNLRDVDVDIPLGVLVVLTGVAGSGKSSLINSTVAKEDGVVSIDQSAIKGSRRSNPATYTGLLEPIRKAFAKANGVKPALFSANSEGACPNCNGAGVVYSDLAMMAGVAAPCEVCEGKRFQAEVLEYTFGGRNISEVLEMSVAQAEDFFADGDAKLPAAHKILHRMVDVGLGYIKVGQPLTTLSGGERQRLKLASHMGEKGDVYILDEPTTGLHLADVEQLLGLLDRLVDSGKSVIVIEHHQAVMAHADWIIDLGPGAGHDGGRIVFEGTPADIVADRSTLTGEHLADYVGA, from the coding sequence ATGAGCCCAGCAACGCGCACGGCCCGGCCTGCCCGATCCGCATCACGGTCCGCCGAGCAGGACGGCGCCGCACCGAGTGCCGATGTCCACCCCGCCGACACGCATGACCTCATCCGCGTCCACGGGGCACGTGAGAACAACCTCAAGGACGTCAGCGTCGATCTGCCCAAACGGCGGCTGACGGTGTTCACCGGTGTGTCCGGTTCCGGGAAGAGCTCCCTGGTCTTCAGCACGATCGCCGCGGAATCCCAGCGCCTCATCAACGAGACGTACAGCGCGTTCGTCCAGGGTTTCATGCCCTCGATGGCTCGCCCGGACGTCGACATCCTCGAAGGTCTGACGACCGCGATCATCGTCGACCAGGAACGCATGGGTGCCAACGTCCGGTCGACCGTGGGTACGGCCACCGATGCCAACGCGATGCTGCGTATCCTGTTCAGCCGCTTGGGAACTCCGCACATCGGCTCACCGCAGGCGTTCTCGTTCAACGTCGCCTCGATCAGCGGGGCGGGTGCGGTGACGATCGAGAAGGGCGGCCAGCAGGTCAAGGAGCGCCGGAGCTTCTCCATCACCGGCGGCATGTGCCCGCGATGCGAGGGTCGTGGAGACGTCTCCGACTTCGACCTCACCGCGCTCTACGACTCGTCGAAATCTCTCAACGAGGGCGCGCTGACCATTCCCGGTTACACGATGGACGGCTGGTACGGCCGGATCTATCGGGGCTGCGGCTTCTTCGACCCCGACAAGCCGATCGCGAAGTACACCAAGAAGCAGCTCAACGACCTGCTGTACAAAGAGCCCACGAAGATCAAGGTCGAGGGCATCAACATCACCTTCGAGGGTCTGATCCCGAAGATCCAGAAGTCGATGCTGAGCAAGGACCGTGAGGCGATGCAGCCGCACATCCGTGCCTTCGTCGACCGCGCGATCACCTTCGCGAAGTGCCCGGACTGTGAGGGCACGCGCCTCACGGCGGAAACGCGGTCGTCGAAGATCAAGGGCATCAGCATCGCCGATGCGTGTGCGATGCAGATCAGCGATCTCGCCCAATGGGTTGCCGACCTCGACGACCCGTCGGTGGCACCCCTGATCGCGGCGCTGCGCGATCATCTCGACGCGTTCGTCGACATCGGTCTCGGCTACCTGTCGCTGGAACGCCCGGCCGGCACCCTGTCCGGTGGGGAGGCCCAGCGCACCAAACTGATCCGTCACCTGGGTTCGTCGTTGACCGACGTGACCTACGTCTTCGACGAGCCGTCGATCGGCCTTCACCCGCACGACATCACCCGGATGAACGACCTGCTGCGGGCGTTGCGCGACAAGGGCAACACGGTCCTCGTGGTCGAGCACAAGCCCGAGGTGATCGCTATCGCCGACCGCGTCGTCGACATCGGTCCGGGCGCCGGCACCGACGGCGGCGAGATCGTCTTCGAGGGCACCGTCGAGGAACTGCGGGCCGCGGACACGCTCACCGGGCGCCACCTGGAGGACCGCGCCGCCGTCAAGGACGAGGTCCGTACGCCGAGTGGACATCTCGAGGTCCGTGGGGCCGACGCGAACAACCTGCGCGATGTCGACGTCGACATCCCTCTCGGCGTGCTCGTCGTGCTCACCGGCGTCGCCGGCTCCGGAAAGAGTTCCCTGATCAACTCGACGGTGGCCAAGGAAGACGGGGTCGTCTCCATCGACCAGAGCGCCATCAAGGGGTCGAGGCGTTCCAATCCGGCGACCTACACCGGTCTGCTCGAACCGATCCGCAAGGCCTTCGCCAAGGCCAACGGCGTGAAGCCGGCACTGTTCAGCGCCAACTCCGAGGGCGCTTGCCCCAACTGCAACGGCGCGGGCGTCGTCTACTCCGACCTCGCGATGATGGCCGGCGTCGCCGCGCCCTGCGAGGTGTGCGAGGGCAAGCGATTCCAGGCCGAGGTGCTCGAGTACACCTTCGGCGGCCGCAACATCAGTGAGGTGCTCGAGATGTCGGTCGCCCAGGCGGAGGACTTCTTCGCCGACGGGGACGCCAAACTACCGGCAGCGCACAAGATCCTGCATCGGATGGTCGACGTCGGGCTCGGCTACATCAAGGTCGGCCAGCCGCTGACGACCCTGTCGGGTGGCGAACGTCAGCGACTGAAGCTGGCCAGCCACATGGGGGAGAAGGGTGACGTCTACATCCTCGACGAGCCGACGACCGGCCTCCACCTCGCCGACGTCGAACAGCTCCTCGGACTCCTCGACCGTCTCGTCGACTCCGGGAAGTCGGTGATCGTCATCGAACATCACCAGGCCGTCATGGCACACGCCGACTGGATCATCGACCTCGGCCCCGGCGCCGGACACGACGGCGGCCGGATCGTCTTCGAGGGCACGCCGGCCGACATCGTCGCCGACCGGTCCACGCTCACCGGCGAGCACCTCGCCGACTACGTCGGGGCCTGA